From the Clostridia bacterium genome, the window CATCTCCCTTCATTCTCAGTCGCTTTGCCGACATTTCACAAGTAACGTTAGCCACGCTACAATAGGACATAAAACCATAAGCTGCAGTTTACAGTACTTTTAGGGTTGTCTGGCCTTCCATCACCTTCTCTCCACTGGCGGTATAACAGTTGGCATTAAAGTAAATCTCATGGCGCAGAACGTCTTTGCCGATCACCTCCAAAGATGCGGTTACTGTCTCCCCGGGAAGCACCGGTTTAAGAGCCGTCAAGGCGTAACGGTACGATACCCCTCCCGGAGGCGGCACATGGGCCGTCATCTTGGCCATCACCGCCGATACAATACCGACAAGCAGGGCGCTGGGAACCACCATTCCCCTTTCCCCGGCCCGCTTGGCGGCCACCTCATTGATATATAGGGGATTTAAGTCCCCGCTAATAGTTAGGAAATTGGCCACATCGGCCTGGGTGATGGTCTTGGTATGCTCTTCTCTGTGCCCCATGGGCAGGGCCTCCATGCGTTGCGCTCGTTCATCCATGTGGTTTCTCCTCCCCAAACGCCACTCGATGCTTCCGAAACACTTCCCATGCCGGGGCGCTGGCACCGGCGAAAGACTGGCCTCGCCAGCGATCCGTATGGCTCCCCCTCACCCTTCGGCGGGGTTCCCGGCCAATTCGACCTCCTGTCTCAAGAGGCCGGCCTCGGACGTCCTGTCCTCGGCCCCGCCTCCGAGCTCGGTCTCGTCAACGGCTCGCACGGCTCGCCCAAAGTCGCCTTACGCCAGCATCCCCGGCCATTTTCATACTTCTTTCGGATGCACCCGCCGCTCATCACCTTTTGTCTCAAATCGGCTCACAGAACCTGGGCAACGGTTTCACCCTTAAGGATTCTTACTCCCGACTGGTTGACGCAATTGACCGTGAGCCTGTACCTGCCCTCCCCCAGCGCTTCTTCAGTCGTCACCTCCGTAGTCACGGTGTCTCCAAGCTTAATGGGGCCGGTAAACTTGACATCGTACCCCACCGGATAGCCCGTAACTCCGGCCAGGGCCAGCAATCTGGAAACGGCTGCCGAAACCAACCCTACTGAATAAGCCCCGTGGGCGATGCGCCCGCCAAACTGAGTTTTGCGGGCAAACTCTTCATTGACGTGAACGTCATAGAAGTCTCCAGTAATGCCAGCAAACAGGTTGACGTCGCTCTCGGTGACGGTCTTGGTAAACTGGCCTTTACTCCCTATAGCTAATTCCTGCGCCATTGCCGATGCCTCCATCCGCCTATTACTTCGCATCTCAGTTGCCGTACATGGCCTGGCTTTGTCTCTTTGCTTTCGCCAATATCTCCTCTCTTATCCCCATGGGCTCATCCCTAAAGATCCGGGGGTCCATGACCTTTAGGTCTTTGGCGATCCGGGGCTCGAAGTCCATGTAGGGGAGGATGTGGGTTTTAGGGTCGATCCCGGGGGCCACCTCGGTGAGGGTAAGGCCCTCAGGGAGGAGCCGGAATACCGCCCGCTCGGTAACGAATAGAACTTCCTGGTTCATCTTTTTGGCATAGGAGCCGCTGAAAGTTATCTGCTCCACCTTGGAGATGAACTTCTTGTACTTGCCTTCCTGGAGGATGTTCACCCGGCCGGAGGAAAAGTCTACTTTCAGGCCTCCGGAGGTAAAGGTGCTGCAGAAGACCACCTTTTTAGCATTCTGGGAGATGTCGATGAAGCCGCCGCAGCCGGCCAGGGTGCTCCCGAACTTGCTTACGTTGACATTCCCTTCCTGGTCGGCCTCGGCCATGCCCAAAAAGGTCACTTCAAGACCCCCGCCGTCGTAAAAGTCGAACTGGTAGGGCTGGTCGATGATGGCGATGGGGTTTCTGGATACGCCAAAGATGATGCCGGATACCGGGGTTCCCCCGGTCGGGCCCTGCTCGATGGTGAAGATCACATCCTCTTCTAGACCTTCCTCAAAGGCAATGGTAGCCACCTGGGAGGACATGCCAAAGCCTACGTTTAACGCCACTCCGGGGACCAGCTCCATGGCAGCGCGGCGGGCTACCACCGTGCGCTCGTTTAAGGGGCTTTTTTCCATCTGGGCCCGGGGGGCGCGGTGCTCGCCGCAGTAAGCGGGGTTGTACTCGGCTTCATAGGTCTGCCACTGGTCCTCCACCACCACCAGGGCGTCTACTAGGAAGCCGGGGACCTTAACCAGGCGGGGATCTAAGCTTCCGGACTGGACCAGGTGCTTTACCTGGGCGATCACCATGCCGCCGGAGTTTTTGGCGGCCTGGGCGGCGGAGAGGACCTGGAAGGTTCCGGTTTCATACTGCATGCTCAAGTTTCCGTCGGTATCGGCAAGGCTGGCCCTAAGGAGGACCACGTCGGGCTTAAAGGCGGGATAAAAGAGGTACTCCTCTCCTTCAAACTCCACCAGCTTCACCAGATCCTCCTTGGTTATCTCGTTTAGCTTTCCCCCCTCCAGCCGAGGATCCACGTAAGTATGAAGGCCTACCTTGGTGATTACGCCCGGCCTTTTGGCAGCAATCTCCCGGTAGAGCTGGGCCATGGGCCCCTGGGGGAAGTTGTAAGCTTCGATCTTATTCTCCAGGGCGAGCTTTCCCATCTTGGGGCAAAGCCCCCAGTGGCCGCCAATGGCGCGCTTGATGAGGCCCTCATGGGCTAGGTGCCCGATGGAGCGATCCCCCCGGTCCCCAAGGCCGTTGGAGTGATACAGGGTGAGGTCCCGGGGATGGCCGGTTTCCAAAAACCGCTCCTCTATGGCAGAAAGGATGGCTTCGGCATCGGCCAGGCCTCCGCTTCCTCCTTCCACGCACACCACCCAGTTATCCTTAATGAGCTCGGCTGCTTGTTGGGGGGAGATGATGGGTTTTTGCATCACAACTCTTCCTCCGTCTACTAAAGTTAACTCGCTTTTCACCATTGACACGGAAAGACCTGGGGATTCCCTTCCTTAGCCCTAACGGCTAGAGGATAGGCAAATCTTTCACTCGTATAGGGATGGTCTTCTCGATAATGGCCGCCACGGCTTTCCGCGCGTTTTCGAGCCGCGGCAGCTATGACCCGGGCCACGGTGATTAGGTTAGCGGTTTGAACTAAAGTTTTATTCGTCTGCCAGGGTTGGCCCAGCCTGGTCAGGTCGTCTTCCATGACGTCTAGTTCGGCCAGGAGCGCTTCGAGGCCCGGTTCCGTCCGTACCACCAAAAGCCCTTGCCAACATGCCTCTTGCAATCGGTGCCGGATCTCTTTGGCCCTGGCCACAGCTATTTCGCTGTTCTCAATTCCAGAGCTTGTACCCGCAAGGGAAAAAGCGGCTTGCAGCCGGATTTGGGCTTGAGCATTAGCTTTAGATTGTAAGGCTTTGGTAGAGCTGGTCGCTGCTTTGGCTCGCCTAGCTGCCGCCCTCCCGGCGCGGGCGCCAAATACCTGACAGGTTAAAAGCATGTTCCCGCCTAGGCGATCAGCCCCATGGGGACCACCGGCCACTTCGCCGCAGGCGTAAAGGCCGGCGATGGTGGTTTCTCCCCATTCGTCGATCTTTAGCCCACCATTGATGGCATGGGCGTAAACCACTACCTCCAGCGGCAGCCTAGAAATATCCACGCCGCGGGCCAGCAGCCAGTCTTTAACCGCGCCATACACGCCCCGCAAAGGGCTATCAGCTGGCAGAGCTTGGATATCTTGGTCGCCGATGCCGGTCAAATCCACGTAGACGCCGCCGTGACTAGAGCCCCGCCCGGCCAGCTTCTCCTTTTGGATAGCAATCTCTACGTACCGGCCGGGATCGGCCACACTAAAGGGGAAATGCCGCGACTTGTAGTCCATGGCTTCGGCCGGGGTCAGCCCCGCC encodes:
- a CDS encoding FAD-binding protein; translation: MTCRDPQMLTADVLIIGGGGAACRAAVEAAQAGAQVAMVLKGKLGHSGTTAAHVADTAGYNAADGIVDPSDAPEVHYQDIIQAGQGMANPKLAEILAFEAVPSAKYLESLGVQFERQGDRYVEVRGCFASKPRMHILRDHGTAIMNALVPLVRQLGITVVEDVTVVDLLVEDGICVGAWGIGADGQPLVLAAPSTILAAGGAGQLFKYSLAPGDITGDGYAMGYRAGAELVNMEFMQAVVGIIHPIKSQFNAFLWALHPRLYNATGEEFLSSYLPAGLTPAEAMDYKSRHFPFSVADPGRYVEIAIQKEKLAGRGSSHGGVYVDLTGIGDQDIQALPADSPLRGVYGAVKDWLLARGVDISRLPLEVVVYAHAINGGLKIDEWGETTIAGLYACGEVAGGPHGADRLGGNMLLTCQVFGARAGRAAARRAKAATSSTKALQSKANAQAQIRLQAAFSLAGTSSGIENSEIAVARAKEIRHRLQEACWQGLLVVRTEPGLEALLAELDVMEDDLTRLGQPWQTNKTLVQTANLITVARVIAAAARKRAESRGGHYREDHPYTSERFAYPLAVRAKEGNPQVFPCQW
- a CDS encoding acyl CoA:acetate/3-ketoacid CoA transferase, producing the protein MQKPIISPQQAAELIKDNWVVCVEGGSGGLADAEAILSAIEERFLETGHPRDLTLYHSNGLGDRGDRSIGHLAHEGLIKRAIGGHWGLCPKMGKLALENKIEAYNFPQGPMAQLYREIAAKRPGVITKVGLHTYVDPRLEGGKLNEITKEDLVKLVEFEGEEYLFYPAFKPDVVLLRASLADTDGNLSMQYETGTFQVLSAAQAAKNSGGMVIAQVKHLVQSGSLDPRLVKVPGFLVDALVVVEDQWQTYEAEYNPAYCGEHRAPRAQMEKSPLNERTVVARRAAMELVPGVALNVGFGMSSQVATIAFEEGLEEDVIFTIEQGPTGGTPVSGIIFGVSRNPIAIIDQPYQFDFYDGGGLEVTFLGMAEADQEGNVNVSKFGSTLAGCGGFIDISQNAKKVVFCSTFTSGGLKVDFSSGRVNILQEGKYKKFISKVEQITFSGSYAKKMNQEVLFVTERAVFRLLPEGLTLTEVAPGIDPKTHILPYMDFEPRIAKDLKVMDPRIFRDEPMGIREEILAKAKRQSQAMYGN
- a CDS encoding enoyl-CoA hydratase, coding for MAQELAIGSKGQFTKTVTESDVNLFAGITGDFYDVHVNEEFARKTQFGGRIAHGAYSVGLVSAAVSRLLALAGVTGYPVGYDVKFTGPIKLGDTVTTEVTTEEALGEGRYRLTVNCVNQSGVRILKGETVAQVL
- a CDS encoding MaoC family dehydratase N-terminal domain-containing protein; amino-acid sequence: MDERAQRMEALPMGHREEHTKTITQADVANFLTISGDLNPLYINEVAAKRAGERGMVVPSALLVGIVSAVMAKMTAHVPPPGGVSYRYALTALKPVLPGETVTASLEVIGKDVLRHEIYFNANCYTASGEKVMEGQTTLKVL